In Ancylothrix sp. D3o, the following are encoded in one genomic region:
- a CDS encoding XisI protein: MEALTDNLSHYQQIVQQLLMDYAEVKPAYGDIEVETIFDTQRNHYQIVHLGWHHKRWVHHCIIHLDIRKEKIWIFYNSTEHDIAADLVKLGVPKQDIVLGFYPPFMREMSDYAVG; this comes from the coding sequence ATGGAAGCACTAACCGATAACCTAAGCCACTATCAGCAAATTGTCCAGCAGCTATTGATGGATTATGCTGAAGTAAAACCGGCGTATGGTGATATTGAAGTGGAAACTATTTTTGATACCCAGCGAAACCACTATCAAATTGTCCATCTGGGGTGGCACCATAAACGTTGGGTGCATCATTGTATAATACATCTTGATATTCGTAAGGAAAAAATCTGGATTTTTTATAATTCAACCGAGCATGATATTGCAGCAGATTTAGTAAAATTAGGCGTACCAAAACAAGATATTGTATTAGGCTTTTATCCCCCTTTCATGCGGGAAATGAGTGATTATGCTGTGGGTTAA
- a CDS encoding XisH family protein, whose protein sequence is MAKDRFHQVVKRALTKDGWNVTHDPLKIKVGGVEMEIDLGAERLLAAERGDQKIAVEIKSFLASASAISEFHTALGQFINYRAALRREEPERTLYLAIPELIYNSFFQLDFPASMLQENSVRLIIYDIELEQISQWKH, encoded by the coding sequence GTGGCTAAAGATCGTTTTCATCAAGTTGTTAAGAGGGCTCTTACTAAGGATGGCTGGAATGTTACTCACGACCCACTTAAAATAAAAGTAGGTGGTGTAGAGATGGAAATTGACTTAGGAGCAGAACGATTACTGGCAGCAGAGCGAGGAGATCAAAAAATTGCAGTGGAAATCAAAAGTTTTTTGGCCAGTGCCTCGGCAATTTCAGAGTTTCATACAGCCCTAGGGCAATTTATCAACTATCGGGCTGCATTACGCCGAGAAGAACCAGAGCGGACTCTCTATTTAGCTATACCAGAGCTAATTTATAACAGCTTCTTTCAACTTGATTTTCCAGCATCAATGCTGCAAGAAAATTCCGTAAGATTGATTATTTACGATATTGAATTGGAGCAAATTTCACAATGGAAGCACTAA